In one window of Candidatus Nitrosocosmicus arcticus DNA:
- a CDS encoding glycosyltransferase family 2 protein — MSNLPKFTKTKELDNKRWFVRALLLSAVLAILCTKVFLTIYVIDMGVGIYSILTSFVLFNILFISYFRYRDPYLKVFDKRIPENDKPLVSIVVPVKNEEADISTCIQSCIDQTYQKKEIIVIDDGSTDRTGDILDSIKDKNKSVNLRIVHLKESGGKKKAIEAASKIAHGEIYAFMDSDCDMAVDATEKAVQIFYSDSQVGALTGHGRVKNRHVGGFWDHFLEKLQDVYADGACRAQKGAESVFSSVSCCAGSLSFYRRAAVQDFIPQWARDRFLGMEFKFATDRRMTAHVLSTRPPKIINKSTNEQYAAVPILSVAGMTKRSTYENSFENKDEESKTKQDVNGYWKVLYSQNIRVNIGVPSTLDSLIKQQVRWRKSFIRSLFAAGGIFWKRPLYVALLYYFQTSMKFIRPYIVATTVVYMPLAGDFITPVVWFAGVLFTGMIYAVDFRLRNPGDRNWLYRPFFTLLSTYIYTWLLIYAAITIKKSGWR, encoded by the coding sequence TTGAGTAATCTACCTAAATTCACTAAAACAAAGGAATTGGATAATAAAAGATGGTTTGTTAGGGCATTACTTTTATCAGCCGTTCTAGCAATTTTGTGTACAAAGGTTTTCCTGACTATTTACGTGATAGATATGGGGGTAGGAATCTATAGCATTTTAACTTCATTTGTACTATTTAATATCCTATTCATTTCGTATTTCCGATATCGAGACCCTTACCTTAAGGTTTTCGATAAGAGGATTCCTGAAAACGATAAGCCGCTGGTATCTATTGTCGTTCCTGTAAAAAATGAGGAAGCCGACATTAGCACATGTATACAGTCATGTATAGATCAAACCTATCAAAAAAAGGAAATAATTGTGATAGACGATGGCAGTACAGACAGAACTGGTGATATTCTCGACAGTATTAAGGATAAAAACAAATCAGTTAACCTTAGGATAGTACACCTAAAAGAAAGCGGTGGAAAGAAGAAAGCAATTGAGGCTGCTAGCAAGATTGCCCATGGGGAGATATATGCTTTCATGGATAGCGATTGTGACATGGCTGTTGATGCTACTGAAAAGGCGGTGCAGATTTTTTACTCCGATAGTCAGGTAGGAGCCCTCACAGGACATGGACGGGTTAAAAATAGACATGTTGGAGGATTTTGGGATCACTTTCTGGAGAAATTACAAGATGTTTACGCCGATGGGGCTTGCAGAGCACAAAAGGGAGCGGAAAGCGTCTTTTCTTCTGTTAGCTGTTGTGCTGGGTCACTTAGTTTCTATAGACGGGCTGCTGTTCAAGACTTTATCCCTCAATGGGCACGAGATAGATTTTTAGGGATGGAATTCAAGTTTGCTACTGATAGGAGAATGACGGCTCATGTTCTGTCAACTCGCCCTCCAAAGATTATAAACAAATCTACAAACGAACAATATGCCGCAGTTCCAATTCTCAGTGTGGCAGGTATGACCAAAAGGTCAACGTACGAAAATTCGTTTGAGAATAAGGATGAGGAAAGTAAAACTAAACAAGATGTAAATGGGTATTGGAAGGTTTTGTACTCCCAAAATATAAGAGTAAATATTGGAGTTCCATCTACGCTTGACTCATTAATAAAACAGCAGGTGAGATGGAGGAAGAGTTTTATTAGAAGTCTGTTTGCTGCTGGAGGCATTTTTTGGAAGAGGCCATTATATGTTGCACTTTTATATTATTTTCAAACTTCTATGAAATTTATCAGACCATATATTGTAGCGACTACGGTTGTCTATATGCCCTTAGCGGGTGACTTCATAACTCCGGTGGTTTGGTTTGCAGGAGTATTATTTACTGGGATGATCTATGCCGTTGATTTTAGACTTAGAAATCCAGGCGATAGAAATTGGCTTTATAGGCCGTTTTTTACACTTTTATCGACCTACATCTATACATGGCTATTAATATACGCTGCAATTACAATAAAGAAAAGCGGTTGGAGATAG
- a CDS encoding dihydropteroate synthase has product MKKVYNENPKVSSALSSLELHQNPRPLIIGERLNSQGSKKAKKMVLDNDFDGLIELARFQVEDGAHCLDVCVATTERSDEQDFMQKIVKRLSLEIEAPLVIDSTDSKVIATALKQIPGVPIINSINLEGDGNRFNEITPLMKKYGAPAISMCIGPNGMAKTGKEKLEVAGILYDKAFGLGLKPWQLIFDVLTFTLATGEEEYIASASHTLDGIKFVKEKYPKSLTTLGLSNVSFGLSPLARKYLNSVFLYHAIKSGLDTVIINPKDIIPYPQINSKEKRICEDLIFNNNSNALSELISYFSSNDVVSGTGSTGNQKQNNLMEIDASWDAGKKCYFRIVNRLKDGIENDVVLSISEKMPSKGDFTLSDKLLENRTNRKTLSGNKEKLHDAAVQTLNEVLLPAMKEVGDKFGAGELILPFVLKSAECMKAAVVELEKYLIKQEGISKGKIVLCTVYGDVHDIGKNLVKTILVNNGYEVFDLGKQVPIPSIVKKIKEVKADAVGLSALLVSTSKQMQLFSEFMRENKMDIPVLCGGAAINSDYISRIAKGDGNIYKAGIFYCKTAFEGLKVMNNLMSGNKEEYMNKWLEKLTSWKERKYNEVTSSQDLSNIVSSVKPVKEKPVPPEFNFATRLENKNLPFEEIWQYLNKKSLFVLSWGLRGKKATELKDEYEELLKEWKVKVVKEKLFDPHAVYSYFRCRKVRNNSLCVKYQIDNKIDSEIVFEFPRSSNPSHLCLADYFDSESDDVVAFQSVTMGNRVTQIIEEWNKQGRYTDAYYLHGLAVETTEALADWINYKIKEELRLKVGGLRYSWGYPSCPDITQHFLVWKLLNPSISGMTLTESGQIDPEFSTAAIVVHNPAAQYFTL; this is encoded by the coding sequence ATGAAAAAAGTTTACAATGAAAACCCAAAAGTATCTTCAGCCCTATCTTCATTGGAGCTCCATCAAAATCCCCGTCCATTAATCATTGGAGAGCGATTGAATTCTCAAGGATCAAAGAAAGCCAAGAAAATGGTCCTAGATAATGACTTTGATGGGTTAATTGAATTAGCGAGATTTCAAGTAGAAGATGGTGCACACTGTCTAGATGTATGCGTTGCAACAACAGAACGATCAGATGAACAGGATTTTATGCAAAAAATCGTCAAGAGGCTCAGTTTAGAAATAGAAGCGCCCTTAGTAATAGATTCAACGGATTCAAAGGTTATTGCTACCGCTCTTAAACAGATTCCTGGCGTACCTATAATCAATTCCATCAATCTTGAAGGTGATGGCAATAGATTTAATGAAATTACTCCTCTCATGAAGAAGTACGGAGCACCTGCGATTTCCATGTGCATAGGACCGAATGGGATGGCAAAAACTGGTAAAGAAAAATTAGAGGTTGCAGGAATATTATATGACAAAGCATTTGGATTGGGTTTGAAACCCTGGCAGTTAATTTTTGATGTATTAACCTTTACGTTAGCAACAGGTGAGGAAGAATATATTGCATCTGCATCTCATACGTTGGACGGAATTAAGTTCGTAAAAGAAAAATATCCAAAGTCTTTGACAACGTTAGGATTAAGTAACGTCAGCTTCGGATTGTCACCATTAGCTAGAAAATATCTAAACTCGGTTTTCTTGTATCATGCAATAAAAAGTGGTCTTGATACTGTGATAATAAATCCCAAAGATATCATACCCTACCCGCAAATCAATTCGAAGGAAAAAAGAATATGCGAAGATCTCATCTTTAATAACAATAGTAATGCATTATCTGAGTTAATATCTTACTTTAGTTCCAATGATGTCGTTAGCGGAACAGGATCTACAGGTAATCAAAAACAGAACAATTTGATGGAAATAGATGCAAGTTGGGATGCCGGTAAAAAATGTTATTTTAGAATTGTTAATAGACTAAAAGATGGTATTGAAAATGATGTGGTTTTATCCATATCAGAGAAAATGCCGTCCAAAGGTGATTTTACTCTATCGGACAAGTTATTAGAAAACAGAACAAATAGGAAAACACTGTCGGGTAATAAAGAAAAATTACATGATGCGGCTGTCCAAACACTAAATGAAGTACTTCTTCCGGCAATGAAAGAAGTAGGAGATAAATTTGGTGCAGGAGAATTGATCCTACCTTTTGTACTAAAGTCAGCCGAATGCATGAAGGCTGCAGTTGTGGAGCTGGAGAAATACTTGATTAAACAAGAGGGAATCAGCAAAGGAAAAATCGTCTTATGTACAGTCTATGGGGATGTACATGATATAGGAAAAAATTTGGTAAAGACCATATTGGTTAACAATGGCTATGAAGTTTTTGATTTAGGAAAACAAGTTCCTATTCCTAGCATAGTGAAAAAGATTAAAGAAGTAAAGGCAGATGCTGTGGGATTATCTGCATTATTGGTTTCGACATCAAAACAAATGCAGCTTTTCTCAGAATTTATGCGAGAGAATAAGATGGACATTCCTGTTTTATGCGGTGGGGCTGCAATTAATAGTGATTACATTAGTAGAATTGCGAAGGGAGACGGCAATATTTACAAAGCCGGGATATTCTACTGCAAAACTGCCTTTGAGGGGCTGAAAGTGATGAATAACCTGATGAGTGGAAATAAAGAAGAATACATGAACAAATGGTTGGAAAAATTAACAAGCTGGAAAGAGAGAAAATATAATGAGGTTACCAGTTCACAAGATCTAAGTAATATTGTAAGCAGCGTGAAACCCGTAAAGGAAAAGCCGGTCCCTCCTGAATTTAATTTTGCAACCAGACTTGAGAATAAGAACCTCCCTTTCGAAGAAATATGGCAATACTTGAATAAAAAATCCCTTTTTGTTTTGTCGTGGGGATTAAGGGGAAAGAAAGCTACCGAATTGAAAGATGAATATGAAGAACTACTTAAAGAATGGAAGGTCAAAGTTGTAAAGGAGAAATTATTTGATCCCCATGCAGTTTACTCGTACTTTCGATGCCGAAAGGTTAGAAACAATAGTCTCTGCGTAAAATACCAGATTGATAATAAAATTGATTCAGAAATCGTATTCGAGTTTCCGAGGTCTAGCAATCCTTCACACCTGTGTCTTGCAGATTATTTTGATTCAGAATCCGATGATGTTGTTGCGTTTCAGTCAGTAACAATGGGAAATAGGGTTACACAGATAATAGAAGAATGGAATAAGCAAGGTCGCTATACTGATGCATATTACTTACACGGGTTGGCCGTAGAAACGACAGAGGCTTTAGCAGATTGGATAAATTACAAAATCAAGGAGGAGCTCCGGTTGAAGGTAGGGGGGCTAAGGTACAGTTGGGGTTACCCAAGCTGTCCGGATATTACCCAACATTTCCTCGTCTGGAAACTATTGAACCCTTCAATTAGTGGAATGACTCTAACCGAAAGTGGTCAAATTGATCCTGAATTCTCTACAGCTGCAATCGTAGTACATAACCCAGCAGCCCAATACTTTACTTTGTAG
- a CDS encoding homocysteine S-methyltransferase family protein, with the protein MNGFLNDLATKVLLFDGAMGTEIQKYEPRENDYLNNKEGFNDSLNFTHPDWVKTIHKNYIKAGSDCIETNTFGSNKLKLDEYGQGDKTIDFNVQAVKLVTESATEIGREVYVIGSMGPSGYLPSSNDSDLGNISLGEIEEAFFVQAQGLIIGGCDALLIETGQDVLEMKIAVESCYRAMTKLEQSLPLITNITLDQYGKMLLGTNVQSAYTTLSNLDIDVFGLNCSTGPMEMTSSVQWLCEQNELPILVMPNAGMPVNENGLAKYLMTPQEITLKLSEFVNKYERLKVIGGCCGTSADHIKHLRSMLNSRNIDTVDVSVENGNAV; encoded by the coding sequence TTCTTCTTTTTGATGGTGCCATGGGTACAGAAATTCAAAAATACGAACCTAGAGAGAACGATTATCTCAATAATAAGGAAGGGTTTAACGACAGTCTGAATTTTACCCATCCTGACTGGGTAAAGACGATCCATAAAAACTACATCAAAGCAGGCAGTGATTGTATTGAAACCAATACCTTTGGTAGCAATAAACTCAAGTTAGATGAGTATGGACAGGGTGATAAAACCATTGATTTCAATGTTCAAGCAGTAAAACTTGTTACTGAATCAGCCACAGAAATTGGTCGAGAAGTGTATGTAATTGGTTCGATGGGCCCATCAGGATATTTACCCAGTTCAAACGATTCTGATCTAGGTAATATTTCTCTGGGAGAAATAGAAGAAGCCTTTTTTGTTCAGGCTCAAGGATTGATAATTGGAGGATGTGATGCACTCCTTATTGAAACTGGTCAAGATGTCTTAGAAATGAAAATCGCTGTCGAAAGCTGCTACCGTGCGATGACCAAGTTAGAACAGTCTTTACCCTTAATTACTAATATAACCCTAGACCAATACGGAAAAATGCTCCTCGGAACAAACGTCCAGTCGGCCTATACAACTTTGAGTAATCTAGATATAGATGTATTCGGCTTGAATTGTTCTACTGGACCCATGGAAATGACGTCTAGTGTGCAATGGTTATGTGAGCAAAATGAGTTGCCTATACTCGTGATGCCAAATGCTGGAATGCCAGTCAACGAAAACGGTTTAGCTAAATATTTGATGACTCCACAAGAAATCACCTTAAAACTTTCAGAATTCGTGAATAAATATGAAAGGTTAAAAGTTATTGGAGGATGCTGTGGTACATCAGCAGATCATATAAAGCATTTACGCTCTATGCTTAACTCAAGAAATATTGATACCGTAGATGTATCTGTTGAAAACGGGAACGCGGTCTAA